The proteins below are encoded in one region of Segatella copri:
- a CDS encoding DUF4301 family protein produces MNQQDLNQIAARGISEQQIEHQLEQIKNGFPFLKLEGAAAIGKGIMAPTAQEVENYEKAWIDYKAEGHKIVKFVPASGAASRMFKNMFAFLDAPYDVPTTDFEKQFFENIKKFAFRKALCDKCHVNNEKGIMCLIKKGDYKAVVANLLKPEGLNYGQLPKGLLQFHEYEDEVRTPMEEHLVEAALYASSNGEANVHFTVSHDHLELFKQMVAEKVDKYAQRYGIKYNISFSEQKPSTDTIAANPDNTPFRNEDGSLLFRPGGHGALIENLNEIDADVVFIKNIDNVVPDRLKAETVTWKQVIAGVLVTLQKQAFDYLEVLDSGQYNHKKLEEIIRFVQRDLCCRKADIKELEDAELVIYLRKKLNRPMRVCGVVKNVGEPGGGPFLTYNQDGTVSLQILESSQIDKNNEEYMKMFTEGTHFNPVDLVCATKDYQGNAFDLPKFVDPSTGFISSKSKNGKDLKALELPGLWNGAMSDWNTVFVEVPLGTFNPVKTVNDLLRDQHQAVEGGIKHEHHHGEGGCCGKH; encoded by the coding sequence ATGAATCAGCAAGATCTAAACCAAATCGCTGCTCGCGGTATCTCCGAGCAGCAGATTGAACACCAGTTGGAACAAATCAAGAATGGCTTCCCATTCCTCAAGCTCGAGGGTGCGGCTGCCATCGGTAAGGGTATCATGGCTCCTACAGCTCAGGAAGTAGAGAACTACGAGAAGGCGTGGATCGACTACAAGGCTGAGGGTCACAAGATTGTGAAGTTCGTACCTGCTTCAGGTGCGGCAAGCCGCATGTTCAAGAACATGTTTGCATTCCTCGATGCTCCATACGATGTTCCTACTACTGACTTCGAAAAACAATTCTTCGAGAATATCAAGAAGTTTGCTTTCCGCAAGGCACTCTGCGACAAGTGCCATGTAAACAACGAGAAGGGTATCATGTGCCTTATCAAGAAGGGCGATTACAAGGCTGTTGTGGCTAATCTCCTCAAGCCAGAGGGATTGAACTACGGACAGTTGCCTAAGGGATTACTCCAGTTCCACGAGTATGAGGACGAGGTTCGCACCCCAATGGAGGAGCACCTGGTTGAGGCTGCGCTCTATGCTAGCAGCAACGGCGAGGCAAATGTTCACTTCACCGTTTCTCACGACCACCTGGAACTCTTCAAGCAGATGGTAGCCGAGAAGGTAGATAAGTATGCACAGCGCTACGGCATCAAGTATAACATCTCATTCTCAGAGCAGAAGCCTAGCACCGATACCATCGCTGCCAATCCAGACAATACTCCTTTCCGTAACGAGGATGGCTCTTTGCTGTTCCGTCCGGGCGGTCATGGTGCACTCATCGAGAACCTAAACGAGATTGATGCTGATGTGGTATTCATCAAGAATATAGACAATGTGGTTCCTGATCGCCTGAAGGCTGAGACTGTTACCTGGAAGCAGGTGATTGCAGGTGTATTGGTTACTCTGCAGAAGCAGGCTTTCGATTATCTGGAGGTTTTGGATTCTGGTCAGTACAACCATAAGAAGCTGGAGGAGATTATCCGCTTCGTTCAGCGCGACCTCTGCTGCCGCAAGGCTGATATCAAGGAGCTGGAGGATGCCGAACTGGTTATCTATCTGCGTAAGAAGTTGAACCGCCCTATGCGTGTCTGCGGTGTCGTTAAGAACGTAGGCGAGCCTGGTGGTGGTCCATTCCTTACCTATAATCAGGATGGCACTGTAAGCCTTCAGATTCTGGAGAGCTCTCAGATTGACAAGAATAACGAGGAGTATATGAAGATGTTTACCGAGGGAACACACTTCAACCCGGTAGACCTCGTCTGTGCTACCAAGGATTACCAGGGCAATGCCTTCGATCTTCCTAAGTTCGTTGATCCATCTACCGGTTTCATCTCCAGCAAGAGTAAGAATGGTAAGGATTTGAAGGCACTCGAGTTGCCAGGTCTCTGGAATGGTGCGATGAGTGACTGGAATACAGTATTCGTAGAGGTTCCTCTCGGTACATTCAACCCAGTGAAGACCGTGAATGATCTGCTCCGCGATCAGCATCAGGCTGTAGAGGGCGGCATCAAGCACGAGCATCATCACGGAGAGGGCGGTTGCTGTGGTAAGCACTAA
- a CDS encoding asparaginase has translation MAKPKILIIYTGGTIGMGKDPMTGVLEPLDFNHLVSSMPEFKLIQAEIDVRKFDPPIDSSDMDPMRWAEIVSMISNNYNDYDGFVILHGTDTMAYTSSALSFMLENLTKPVILTGSQLPIGELRTDGKENLMTAIEIASAKNAEGRPMVPEVCIFFNGKLIRGNRAIKINAEGFHAFESFNYPHLCDVGINFQYHDHHILTPDYRKPMVPHLKLDPNVIVFSLFPGIQDNIVRHVMESPDLRGIVMRTFGSGNAPHTPWIIRLLDQAAHRGVNIVNISQCLTGSVEMERYGAGFQLKAAHVISGYDSTVEAMVTKMMYLQGRYADNKKVREKLTESLAGEISL, from the coding sequence ATGGCAAAACCAAAGATTCTCATCATCTATACCGGTGGTACCATCGGTATGGGAAAGGACCCGATGACAGGTGTACTGGAACCTCTTGATTTCAATCACCTCGTTTCTTCCATGCCCGAATTCAAGCTCATTCAGGCAGAAATCGATGTGCGAAAATTCGACCCACCTATCGATTCCAGCGACATGGATCCTATGCGCTGGGCAGAAATCGTAAGCATGATATCCAACAACTACAACGACTATGACGGATTCGTAATCCTTCATGGCACCGATACAATGGCTTACACTTCGTCTGCCCTATCTTTCATGCTTGAGAATCTGACCAAGCCTGTAATATTGACGGGTAGCCAGTTGCCTATCGGTGAATTGCGAACCGACGGCAAGGAGAATCTGATGACAGCCATCGAGATTGCTTCTGCCAAGAATGCTGAAGGACGCCCTATGGTGCCCGAGGTATGCATCTTTTTCAACGGCAAGCTGATTCGCGGTAACCGTGCCATCAAGATCAATGCCGAGGGATTTCATGCTTTCGAATCATTCAACTACCCTCACCTCTGCGATGTAGGAATCAATTTTCAATATCACGACCATCACATTCTTACGCCGGATTACAGAAAGCCAATGGTTCCACACCTGAAGCTCGATCCGAACGTCATCGTGTTCAGTCTCTTCCCGGGTATCCAAGATAACATTGTGCGCCACGTGATGGAATCACCAGACCTCCGCGGCATCGTGATGCGTACTTTCGGTTCAGGCAATGCTCCTCACACGCCATGGATCATACGTCTTCTGGATCAGGCTGCCCATCGCGGAGTAAACATCGTGAATATCAGCCAATGTCTTACGGGCAGTGTAGAGATGGAACGCTACGGAGCCGGCTTCCAGTTGAAAGCTGCTCATGTGATAAGCGGATACGATTCTACGGTAGAGGCTATGGTCACCAAGATGATGTATCTGCAGGGAAGATATGCAGATAACAAAAAGGTAAGAGAAAAACTGACCGAATCCCTGGCGGGCGAAATCTCTTTATAA
- the thrS gene encoding threonine--tRNA ligase gives MVKITFPDGSVREYEQGVTGLQIAESISPALARNVVSCGVNGETVELNRPINEDANVELYKFEDEQGKHTFWHTSAHLLAEALQELYPGIQFGFGPAVESGFFYDVMPAEGQVISENDFAKIEAKMMELAKKNEPVVRKEVAKADALAEFKADGQTYKCEHIEQDLEDGTITTYTQGNFTDLCRGPHLMNTGLIKAVKITSVAGAFWRGDAKREQMTRIYGISFPKKKMLDEYLVILEEAKKRDHRKIGKEMELFMFSERVGKGLPIWLPKGTQLRLRLQELLRSLLKPYNYQEVICPGIGGKSLYVTSGHYAHYGKDAFQPIQTPEEDEEYMLKPMNCPHHCEVYARKPRSYKDLPLRIAEFGTVFRYEKSGELHGLTRVRTFTQDDAHIFVRSDQVKSEFENVIDVILKVFKIFGFENYEAQISLRDPKDTEKYIGSDEIWEESENAIREACKEKGLETHEEVGEAAFYGPKLDFMVKDAIGRRWQLGTIQVDYNLPERFKLEYTAEDNSKKTPVMIHRAPFGSLERFTAVLIEHTAGHFPLWLTPDQVAILPISEKFNDYAQKVRQYFDKQGVRALVDDRNEKIGRKIRDNELKRVPYMVIVGEKESAEGLVSMRKQGGGEQATMSMEEFAQRINAEVAEQLKAAEE, from the coding sequence ATGGTAAAAATCACATTCCCAGACGGATCTGTTCGTGAGTATGAACAGGGCGTAACTGGCTTACAAATCGCCGAGAGCATCTCACCGGCTCTCGCTCGCAACGTTGTATCTTGCGGTGTTAATGGTGAGACAGTAGAGTTGAACCGTCCTATCAATGAGGATGCAAATGTAGAACTCTACAAGTTTGAGGATGAGCAGGGTAAGCACACATTCTGGCATACATCTGCCCACTTGTTGGCTGAGGCTCTTCAGGAGCTTTACCCAGGCATCCAGTTCGGTTTCGGTCCAGCCGTAGAGAGTGGTTTCTTCTACGACGTGATGCCAGCCGAGGGTCAGGTGATCTCAGAGAATGACTTCGCCAAGATTGAGGCTAAGATGATGGAACTTGCCAAGAAGAACGAACCTGTGGTTCGCAAGGAGGTGGCTAAGGCTGATGCTCTCGCTGAGTTCAAGGCTGACGGTCAGACTTACAAGTGCGAGCATATTGAGCAGGACTTGGAGGATGGTACCATCACCACATATACCCAGGGCAATTTCACCGATCTTTGCCGTGGTCCTCACTTGATGAACACTGGCCTTATCAAGGCTGTGAAGATTACAAGTGTGGCTGGTGCTTTCTGGCGCGGTGATGCCAAGCGCGAGCAGATGACCCGTATCTACGGTATCAGCTTCCCTAAGAAGAAGATGCTCGACGAGTACTTGGTAATTCTCGAAGAGGCTAAGAAGCGTGACCACCGTAAGATTGGTAAGGAGATGGAACTCTTCATGTTCTCAGAGCGTGTAGGTAAGGGTCTTCCTATCTGGTTGCCAAAGGGTACTCAGCTCCGCCTGCGTCTGCAGGAGTTGCTTCGTTCTCTCCTGAAGCCTTACAACTATCAGGAGGTTATCTGCCCAGGTATCGGTGGCAAGAGTCTTTATGTTACATCTGGTCACTATGCTCACTATGGCAAGGATGCATTCCAGCCTATCCAGACTCCTGAGGAGGATGAGGAGTATATGCTCAAGCCAATGAACTGTCCTCACCACTGCGAGGTCTACGCTCGTAAGCCTCGTTCTTACAAGGATCTTCCTTTGCGTATCGCAGAGTTCGGTACCGTATTCCGCTATGAGAAGAGCGGTGAGCTCCACGGTTTGACTCGTGTTCGTACCTTTACACAGGATGATGCTCACATCTTCGTTCGTTCAGATCAGGTGAAGTCTGAGTTCGAGAATGTAATCGACGTAATCTTGAAGGTATTCAAGATCTTCGGTTTCGAGAACTACGAGGCACAGATTTCTCTCCGCGATCCTAAGGATACAGAGAAGTATATCGGTTCTGATGAGATTTGGGAAGAGAGCGAGAATGCTATCCGCGAGGCTTGCAAGGAGAAGGGCCTTGAGACTCATGAGGAGGTTGGCGAGGCTGCCTTCTATGGTCCTAAGCTCGACTTCATGGTAAAGGATGCCATCGGTCGTCGCTGGCAGTTGGGTACCATCCAGGTGGATTACAACTTGCCTGAGCGTTTCAAGCTGGAATATACAGCTGAGGATAACTCTAAGAAGACTCCTGTGATGATTCACCGTGCACCATTCGGTTCACTGGAGCGATTCACAGCCGTTCTCATCGAGCATACAGCCGGTCACTTCCCATTGTGGTTGACTCCAGACCAGGTTGCAATTCTTCCTATCTCTGAGAAGTTCAACGATTATGCTCAGAAGGTACGTCAGTACTTTGACAAGCAGGGTGTACGTGCTCTCGTTGATGACCGTAACGAGAAGATTGGCCGCAAGATTCGCGACAACGAGTTGAAGCGTGTTCCTTACATGGTCATCGTAGGTGAGAAGGAGAGTGCCGAGGGCTTGGTATCTATGCGTAAGCAGGGTGGTGGCGAACAGGCTACCATGAGCATGGAAGAGTTCGCTCAGCGCATCAATGCCGAGGTTGCAGAGCAGCTGAAGGCAGCTGAGGAGTAA